The following proteins are co-located in the Bacteroidales bacterium genome:
- a CDS encoding HIT family protein has translation MASIFSKIVSGEIPAYKLAEDDRFLAFLDINPLAKGHVLVIPKQEIDYIFDLDDKLYSDYFVFAKKVAIAIKKVIPCKKVGLAVIGLEVAHAHIHLVPINTIYDIDFKQPKLKLTNEELEEITQMIVKAL, from the coding sequence ATGGCAAGTATTTTTTCAAAAATCGTAAGTGGCGAAATCCCGGCCTATAAACTAGCAGAGGACGATCGCTTCCTGGCTTTTCTTGATATCAATCCTTTGGCCAAAGGGCATGTATTGGTGATACCTAAACAAGAAATAGATTATATATTCGATCTCGACGACAAGCTTTATTCTGATTACTTTGTATTTGCTAAAAAGGTTGCGATAGCAATCAAGAAGGTTATACCATGCAAAAAGGTTGGCCTTGCTGTGATTGGCCTTGAAGTGGCCCATGCACACATTCACCTGGTTCCTATCAATACCATTTATGATATTGATTTCAAGCAACCCAAACTGAAGCTCACGAACGAGGAGTTAGAGGAAATCACTCAAATGATTGTGAAAGCACTATAG
- the greA gene encoding transcription elongation factor GreA, protein MTETAYYTSAGLKKLQAELDQLISVERPMISQQIADARDKGDLSENAEYDAAKNEQAMLELKISKLQEIIRNARLIDESKMDTSKVLILSTVKIKNLKNDSVMTYTLVPENEANIREGKISVSSPIAKGLLGLSVGETAEIDVPAGKMAFKVIEISR, encoded by the coding sequence ATGACAGAAACAGCGTATTACACATCGGCAGGCTTGAAGAAACTTCAGGCAGAGTTGGATCAACTGATCAGTGTTGAAAGGCCTATGATATCCCAGCAAATTGCCGATGCCAGGGACAAAGGCGATTTATCGGAAAATGCAGAGTATGACGCCGCCAAGAATGAACAGGCCATGCTGGAACTGAAAATATCCAAATTACAGGAAATTATCAGGAATGCACGTTTGATTGATGAATCGAAGATGGACACAAGCAAGGTGTTGATCCTTTCAACAGTTAAAATCAAGAATCTTAAAAATGACTCGGTGATGACTTATACCCTCGTTCCTGAGAATGAAGCAAACATCCGGGAAGGTAAGATTTCCGTTAGCTCGCCTATTGCCAAAGGATTGCTTGGTTTGAGCGTAGGCGAAACAGCCGAAATTGATGTGCCAGCCGGAAAAATGGCCTTTAAGGTAATTGAAATTTCACGGTAA
- a CDS encoding PorV/PorQ family protein — MKSLQLYILAGLLTIALLLPVNDIWAGNKDRAGEAGASELLINPWARSSGWGGANTASVRGLEAMFGNVAGIAFTNGTELIFSNTQWLQGSEISINSFGFTQKVSETGVLGVTIMSMRFGDIPITTVAIPEGGIGTFAPSYMNIGISYAKAFSNSIYGGFNLKIISQSIADMSSQGVAIDAGIQYVTGDLENIKFGITLKNIGPTMHFTGDGLAIRTLLPGQDNQFTVEQRSAEYEMPSQLIIGAAYDFLISEDHTLTFAGNFISNSFFKDQFSGGLQYALRNYLMLRAGYTYEDGITDKAERTTAFTGPSAGLTVQVPLNKEKGSIFAVDYSYRDTDPWSGTHSISARLTF; from the coding sequence ATGAAGAGCTTACAATTATACATCCTGGCTGGTCTGCTTACCATCGCTCTGCTCTTACCTGTGAATGACATCTGGGCAGGTAATAAGGATCGTGCCGGTGAAGCCGGTGCCTCAGAATTGCTCATAAATCCCTGGGCCCGCAGTTCCGGTTGGGGAGGCGCCAATACCGCCAGCGTTCGCGGGCTTGAGGCCATGTTTGGTAATGTGGCAGGTATTGCTTTTACTAATGGCACTGAACTGATATTCTCCAACACCCAATGGTTGCAAGGATCTGAAATCAGCATCAATTCATTTGGGTTCACACAAAAAGTCAGTGAAACCGGCGTACTGGGTGTAACCATTATGTCAATGCGTTTTGGCGATATACCAATCACCACAGTTGCAATTCCCGAAGGTGGCATAGGAACCTTTGCCCCCAGTTACATGAATATTGGTATTTCGTATGCTAAAGCTTTCTCAAATAGCATCTACGGCGGGTTTAACCTCAAAATTATCAGTCAGTCAATTGCTGATATGAGCTCACAAGGTGTTGCAATAGATGCCGGCATCCAGTATGTGACCGGTGATTTGGAAAATATCAAGTTCGGCATCACTCTCAAAAACATCGGGCCTACCATGCATTTCACAGGCGACGGACTTGCCATACGAACTCTTCTACCTGGACAGGATAACCAGTTTACCGTTGAACAACGTTCAGCCGAATACGAAATGCCTTCACAGCTTATTATCGGTGCAGCATATGATTTTCTGATTTCAGAGGATCATACGCTCACATTCGCAGGTAATTTTATTTCGAACTCGTTTTTTAAAGACCAGTTTTCAGGAGGTCTGCAATATGCATTGAGAAATTACCTTATGCTCAGGGCAGGTTATACTTACGAGGATGGAATTACAGATAAAGCTGAAAGAACTACCGCCTTTACCGGGCCTTCAGCAGGATTAACTGTTCAGGTTCCATTGAATAAAGAAAAAGGTTCTATCTTTGCCGTTGATTATTCTTACAGGGATACTGACCCATGGTCAGGAACCCATAGCATAAGTGCCAGACTTACTTTCTAA
- a CDS encoding T9SS type A sorting domain-containing protein: MKKIFQACILLVFSLALSYSFAEKVPDNHIKKVDVKSVASGCLPGGGFRYLDIGNVRTRINTGGDMWWDFESSQYEIPKGSGKMSMFAASLWIGGIDVNNQLKLAALRYRQVGNDYWTGPLTIDGSAATDSEECAKFDKHFPINRSQVDEYLAWWDDPASYPNYTIPEVILKWPAHGDVTKGQSYYLAPFYDRDGDGTYDPYSGDFPYYDLTGELCQTLTPTMDAQYYHPDDPNNWLYGILSDQVVKGDQTLWWVFNDKGNIHTETGGDAIGIEIRAQAFAFATNDEINNMTFYSYEIINRSTFTLRETYFSQWVDPDLGHHLDDYIGCDVDRGLGYCYNGTPVDGTGQPWSYGDQPPAIGVDFFQGPYMDRIEAGQPLYGQDRQSAFDESGNLLPCDIVRELHYAEAINGVNFGDGIPNNERFGMRRFTYFNNTTAGAQPYQTDPQVAIDYYNYLRGIWKDGTKMLYGGNGHETAGGYGPDTDFLFPGDSDPCMWSTGFQTPAGPIYWTEETAGNPVNDRRFLQSAGPFTLRPGAVNYITVGIPWARAASGGPWASVELLRVVDDKCQALFDNCFQVVDGPNAPDLTFRELDKELIIYLTNRRTNDAGNNFNEEYTEVDYNITQGDSLYVFEGYQVFQLKSASVSAADIKDPNLARLVFQVDVKNGVSKLVNYYYDQSLGANVPVMEVNGSDAGIRNSFRLTQDAFSNESLVNHKQYYYLALAYAYNEYEKYSTDPNAQVPGEQSLNGQTKPFLAGRRNIRVYTAIPHITVGPISPVANYGDGVEITRLQGQGNGGNVLDFIPGTHDAILAKPPVDSATSLGNPNYPIIYNPTYAADKGPVKVKVIDPLSLKAADFILKFDSMYRQKVFNVTGGAFAFISGGDTASKIVTTWKLINQTTGEIFDSQRSIFTFKEQIFPEIGIAVEIGQIYPPGSYKVGESPDPDGTVSRYAVLAENNGFLEASITFADNATPWLSGIPDIDGGGPFNWVRSGTLNDGGNSDWNMPTWPRDPNNVYENVLGGTWAPYQLVAFDGQDAVAKTAPAQSLQSKSFQSLGEIASVDIVLTPDKSKWTRSVVIELAPEANLSEGRTPIFDVRSSASVDKDGNFADPEAGPSTNPDDPNYINATGMGWFPGYAINVETGERLNIMFGENSWLVGENGRDMKFNPTSNAVNEAGFAFGGMHYIYIMDTKQLTSLPLPGYKPFAPAYDAGVWLRQHLTMSAPIKRYAWSTAMWVNIPLAVDGAEWLSSEAHIRLRVGKPYNRYYSLPLRDSIAIVNDTANRNYPMYAFSTAGIAPITNDIEKAKNDLDLINVVPNPYRAYSDYEVNQLDNRIKITNLPRKCTVTIYTLNGTLIRQFTKDSEITSIDWDLKNDAGIPIAGGLYIIHINADEFGERTIKWFGALRPVDLNAF; the protein is encoded by the coding sequence ATGAAAAAGATTTTCCAGGCTTGTATCTTACTCGTTTTCAGCTTGGCGCTGTCCTACTCATTTGCAGAAAAGGTACCCGATAATCACATAAAAAAAGTTGATGTGAAATCGGTTGCATCCGGCTGTTTACCTGGAGGTGGATTTCGCTACCTGGATATTGGGAATGTTCGAACCCGTATAAATACAGGTGGAGACATGTGGTGGGACTTTGAAAGCTCCCAGTATGAAATACCAAAAGGATCAGGAAAAATGTCCATGTTTGCCGCTTCTCTCTGGATTGGTGGTATTGATGTAAATAACCAGTTAAAACTTGCTGCTTTGCGTTATCGCCAGGTTGGTAACGATTACTGGACCGGACCACTTACTATTGATGGTTCCGCCGCTACCGATTCAGAAGAATGCGCGAAATTTGACAAGCATTTTCCTATCAACCGCTCACAGGTAGACGAGTATTTGGCATGGTGGGATGATCCGGCCTCATATCCTAACTACACAATACCGGAAGTGATCCTTAAATGGCCTGCTCATGGCGATGTTACCAAAGGGCAGAGTTATTACCTGGCCCCTTTTTACGACAGGGATGGGGATGGCACCTATGACCCTTACTCGGGTGATTTCCCTTATTATGATCTCACTGGTGAGCTTTGCCAAACGCTCACACCTACGATGGATGCCCAATATTACCATCCGGATGATCCAAACAACTGGCTGTATGGAATTTTATCTGACCAGGTAGTAAAGGGTGACCAAACCTTATGGTGGGTTTTCAACGATAAAGGAAATATTCATACCGAAACCGGAGGCGATGCCATCGGTATTGAAATCCGTGCACAAGCATTTGCCTTTGCCACCAACGATGAAATTAACAACATGACCTTCTATAGTTATGAAATCATCAACCGTTCCACTTTTACTTTAAGAGAAACTTATTTCAGCCAGTGGGTTGATCCTGATCTTGGCCATCACCTTGATGATTACATTGGCTGTGATGTTGACAGAGGACTCGGTTATTGTTATAACGGAACACCGGTTGACGGTACCGGCCAACCTTGGTCATACGGAGACCAACCACCAGCAATTGGAGTTGACTTCTTCCAGGGACCTTATATGGATCGCATCGAAGCCGGTCAACCACTTTACGGACAGGACAGGCAATCTGCTTTTGACGAGTCCGGCAACTTGTTGCCTTGCGATATAGTTCGGGAATTGCATTATGCTGAAGCAATTAATGGGGTAAACTTTGGCGATGGCATTCCCAACAATGAACGTTTTGGGATGAGAAGGTTTACATATTTTAACAACACTACTGCTGGCGCTCAGCCTTATCAAACCGACCCGCAGGTAGCCATTGACTACTACAACTACCTTCGTGGAATCTGGAAAGATGGAACCAAAATGCTTTATGGTGGTAATGGACACGAAACTGCAGGAGGCTACGGCCCTGATACAGATTTCCTTTTCCCAGGCGATAGCGATCCCTGTATGTGGAGTACCGGGTTCCAGACTCCTGCCGGGCCTATTTATTGGACTGAGGAAACAGCAGGAAACCCCGTTAACGATCGCCGTTTCCTTCAATCAGCAGGGCCATTTACTTTGCGTCCGGGTGCTGTAAACTATATTACTGTGGGTATTCCCTGGGCACGCGCAGCTTCCGGCGGCCCCTGGGCTTCTGTTGAGTTGTTAAGGGTAGTTGACGACAAATGCCAGGCGCTCTTCGATAATTGCTTCCAGGTAGTTGACGGGCCCAATGCCCCTGATCTTACCTTCCGCGAACTTGACAAAGAACTTATCATTTACCTCACCAACCGCAGAACCAACGATGCCGGTAATAACTTTAATGAAGAATATACTGAAGTTGATTATAACATTACACAGGGAGATTCACTCTACGTTTTTGAAGGCTACCAGGTTTTCCAGTTGAAGAGCGCTTCAGTAAGTGCAGCTGATATCAAGGATCCTAACCTTGCTCGTCTGGTATTCCAGGTTGACGTAAAAAATGGTGTAAGTAAACTTGTTAACTATTACTACGACCAATCGTTGGGTGCAAATGTACCAGTGATGGAAGTGAATGGTTCTGATGCAGGTATCCGTAACTCATTCAGATTAACCCAGGATGCATTTTCGAATGAATCTCTTGTGAACCACAAACAATACTATTATCTCGCATTGGCTTACGCATACAACGAATATGAAAAATATTCAACTGACCCTAACGCCCAGGTTCCAGGTGAACAATCTCTCAACGGACAAACAAAACCATTTCTTGCAGGCAGAAGAAACATCCGGGTTTACACTGCTATCCCTCATATTACTGTCGGACCCATTTCACCGGTAGCTAATTATGGCGATGGCGTTGAAATTACCCGATTGCAGGGACAAGGCAACGGTGGCAACGTTTTGGATTTTATTCCTGGAACCCACGATGCCATCCTGGCAAAACCTCCTGTTGATTCGGCTACATCCCTTGGCAATCCAAATTATCCGATCATTTATAACCCAACCTATGCTGCTGACAAAGGTCCTGTTAAAGTTAAGGTTATTGACCCTCTGAGCCTGAAAGCCGCTGATTTTATACTGAAGTTTGATTCAATGTACAGGCAGAAGGTGTTTAACGTTACCGGTGGTGCTTTTGCTTTTATTTCTGGTGGCGATACAGCAAGCAAAATAGTTACTACTTGGAAGCTTATCAATCAAACCACCGGTGAAATCTTTGATTCACAGCGCAGCATCTTTACCTTTAAGGAACAAATTTTTCCCGAAATCGGGATTGCTGTTGAAATAGGACAGATATATCCTCCGGGAAGCTATAAAGTAGGTGAATCCCCTGATCCTGATGGAACTGTTTCGCGTTATGCTGTGCTGGCTGAAAACAATGGTTTCCTTGAAGCCTCAATCACTTTTGCAGATAATGCTACACCCTGGCTAAGCGGTATCCCGGATATTGATGGTGGAGGTCCATTTAACTGGGTAAGATCAGGAACCCTCAATGATGGCGGAAATTCTGACTGGAATATGCCAACATGGCCAAGGGACCCTAATAATGTATATGAAAATGTGCTGGGAGGAACATGGGCGCCTTATCAGCTCGTGGCATTTGATGGCCAGGACGCGGTTGCAAAAACCGCACCTGCGCAAAGTCTGCAATCAAAATCATTCCAGTCGCTGGGAGAAATAGCCAGTGTTGATATCGTGCTCACACCTGATAAATCGAAATGGACCAGGTCGGTAGTCATTGAATTAGCACCAGAAGCCAATCTTTCAGAAGGCAGAACGCCCATATTCGATGTCAGATCCTCAGCTTCTGTAGATAAGGACGGTAATTTTGCAGATCCTGAAGCCGGGCCTAGCACCAACCCCGATGATCCTAACTACATCAATGCGACGGGTATGGGCTGGTTCCCGGGTTATGCGATCAACGTAGAAACTGGAGAACGCCTGAATATTATGTTCGGTGAAAATTCCTGGCTGGTTGGTGAGAATGGCCGCGATATGAAGTTCAACCCAACTTCCAATGCGGTAAACGAAGCCGGTTTTGCTTTTGGTGGTATGCACTATATTTATATCATGGACACCAAGCAATTAACCTCACTGCCTTTGCCTGGTTACAAGCCATTTGCACCGGCGTATGATGCAGGGGTTTGGTTGCGACAACATCTGACTATGTCAGCGCCTATCAAGCGTTATGCCTGGTCAACAGCCATGTGGGTGAATATTCCATTAGCGGTAGATGGTGCTGAATGGCTTTCGAGCGAGGCACATATCAGGCTCAGGGTTGGTAAACCTTACAACAGGTACTACTCCTTGCCATTGAGAGATTCAATTGCAATTGTTAATGATACTGCGAACCGGAACTATCCAATGTATGCTTTCAGCACAGCGGGAATTGCCCCTATTACCAACGATATTGAAAAAGCCAAAAACGACCTTGACCTTATCAATGTTGTGCCTAATCCTTATCGTGCATATTCAGATTACGAAGTCAATCAGTTGGATAACAGGATTAAGATAACAAACCTTCCAAGGAAGTGTACTGTAACTATTTACACCCTTAACGGAACCCTTATCCGGCAGTTTACCAAGGACTCTGAAATTACATCCATTGACTGGGATCTGAAAAACGATGCAGGGATTCCCATTGCAGGTGGATTATATATTATACATATTAATGCGGATGAGTTTGGGGAAAGAACGATCAAATGGTTTGGTGCGCTAAGGCCAGTGGACCTTAATGCATTCTAA
- a CDS encoding carboxypeptidase regulatory-like domain-containing protein — protein MFKKLLLTFGIVLSFSAYVFAQTATLQGTITDQQTNEPIPFANIVIERGGSQVGGATSDFDGKYSIRPIEPGRYDVKATYVGYRPLVIQNVIVSANQIRFLDVTMEPTAIALDEFEVREYAVPLIDKDQTSSGATVTAEEIAKMPNRSANAIAVSVGGVFSADGERGSVRGQRAEGTIMYIDGIRVRGSSSLPEAAIEQVSVILGGVPAQYGDAVGGIINVTTRGPSRTFGAGAEIETSQFLDAYGYNRASLNMQGPLIRGKDKTTSLLGYFVAGEFIFREDGRPTSTGVYKVKDDVLANLEKNPIRPSLTGAGSFYNSEFIRKTNMEFMKATQNTNSTDINVSGKIDVRTTPNVNLSFGGSYNLSDNRSFSFTNSIFNYNNNAQVSENTWRVYGRLTHRFPTDAESRSFIKNVYYTLQADYSVYTFTQQDARHKDDYFKYGYLGSFTRHMVRSYEPGVDDVSGLTGLIHNAYLDTLYQFQRAEINSVLANYTQQYYDIREGQIRRFEDIVPTQGGLVNGRGPDAVYSLWGNAGSLQTGFQKFESSQLGVNAHFSAYLGNHEIKLGMQYEQRFDRSYSIGPAGLWTIMRGLTNFHIEQLDKANPQAVYLNGNFMDTINYFRLYDGASQRAFDRNLRTELGLPTDGLDYLLIDSYDFNTNMLTYYDKDMIKRTITLTDGLNINLFSADELLNQGNELVGYYGFDHTGKRLSSKPSVNDFFNEKDANGNFLRHIGAFEPIYTAFYVQDKFAFRDLIFNIGARIDRYDANQMVLKDPYLLAEAYTIAEDTRFGNHPSNMGSDYVIYVDQPNNPSAVTGYRSGNTWYTAAGLEITDDPTVAIGKESGPYLKNENGLTAESFEDYDPQWTVMPRISFSFPISDDALFFAHYNVLTQRPTTGGRINLIDYFFLETRGTDLLGNPNLRPEKTIDYELGFQQKLTNSSSLAISGFYREIRDQIQSFRFTGAYPTTYYSFYNLDFGTVKGLTVTYDLRRTSNARVRASYTMQFANGTGSNPETARALIQSGQPNLRNLIPLDFDRRHAVNLSFDYRYGEGSEYNGPRTSRTIKGTDQVKTINWLENAGFNVIIFGGSGTPYTKSSRIYQLGGQRQIQGSINGARLPWQFRIDARVDKDFNLSAIRKDGERREIYLNVYLRVNNVLDSKNIMGVYSATGNPDDDGFLAAAEFQNQINSQLDPQAYRDLYAIRINSPFNYSLPRMIRLGVSFNF, from the coding sequence ATGTTTAAAAAGTTACTCTTGACTTTCGGGATTGTACTTTCATTTAGTGCATACGTTTTCGCCCAAACAGCAACACTTCAGGGAACCATTACCGACCAGCAAACCAACGAGCCCATTCCTTTCGCAAATATTGTTATCGAGAGAGGGGGATCGCAGGTGGGCGGTGCAACCAGTGATTTTGACGGCAAGTATTCAATCCGGCCTATTGAGCCTGGTCGTTACGATGTTAAAGCCACTTATGTAGGTTACAGGCCTTTGGTCATTCAAAACGTAATTGTTTCGGCCAATCAGATTCGATTTCTTGATGTTACGATGGAACCCACGGCCATTGCACTCGACGAATTTGAAGTGCGGGAATATGCTGTACCACTCATTGACAAGGATCAAACTTCCAGTGGTGCAACGGTTACAGCCGAAGAAATTGCCAAAATGCCTAACCGTTCGGCAAACGCAATTGCAGTGTCAGTTGGTGGTGTTTTCTCCGCCGATGGTGAACGTGGCAGCGTTCGTGGGCAGCGTGCAGAAGGTACCATCATGTACATTGACGGAATCCGTGTCAGAGGTTCATCGTCATTACCCGAAGCTGCCATTGAGCAGGTATCTGTAATTCTTGGCGGAGTGCCGGCACAATACGGCGATGCAGTTGGCGGTATCATCAATGTTACAACCCGCGGTCCTTCGCGTACATTCGGTGCTGGAGCAGAAATTGAAACTTCCCAGTTCCTGGATGCCTATGGCTATAACCGTGCCAGTTTAAACATGCAGGGGCCACTAATCCGTGGAAAAGACAAAACCACGTCATTGTTGGGCTATTTTGTAGCTGGTGAATTTATCTTCAGGGAAGATGGCAGACCAACAAGTACCGGTGTGTATAAAGTAAAGGATGATGTGCTTGCCAATCTTGAGAAAAACCCAATCAGGCCTTCGCTTACAGGTGCCGGTTCATTCTATAATTCTGAATTTATCCGGAAAACCAACATGGAATTCATGAAGGCTACACAAAATACCAATAGTACGGATATCAATGTTTCAGGTAAAATTGATGTGCGAACTACCCCCAATGTTAATCTTTCGTTTGGAGGTTCTTACAACCTTTCTGACAACAGAAGTTTCAGCTTTACAAATTCAATCTTTAATTACAACAACAACGCGCAAGTATCTGAGAATACTTGGAGGGTTTATGGCAGACTTACACATCGTTTCCCAACGGATGCAGAAAGCCGCTCTTTTATTAAGAATGTATATTATACGCTCCAGGCCGATTATTCTGTGTATACTTTTACTCAACAGGATGCTCGCCATAAGGACGATTATTTCAAATACGGTTATCTTGGTTCTTTCACCAGACACATGGTTCGTTCGTATGAACCAGGAGTTGATGATGTCTCCGGATTAACTGGTTTAATACACAATGCTTATCTTGACACACTTTACCAGTTCCAGCGTGCAGAAATCAACTCTGTGCTGGCAAACTACACGCAGCAATACTATGATATCCGTGAAGGGCAAATCCGTAGATTTGAAGATATTGTACCAACCCAAGGTGGACTAGTAAACGGACGGGGACCGGATGCCGTTTACAGTTTGTGGGGAAATGCAGGCTCACTTCAAACAGGCTTCCAAAAGTTCGAAAGCAGTCAGCTTGGTGTGAATGCCCATTTCTCCGCTTATCTCGGAAATCATGAAATCAAGCTGGGTATGCAGTACGAACAACGATTTGACCGCAGCTACAGCATTGGCCCTGCAGGCCTTTGGACTATTATGCGTGGGTTGACTAATTTCCATATTGAGCAGTTGGATAAAGCCAATCCACAAGCTGTGTACCTCAATGGTAATTTCATGGATACCATCAATTATTTTAGACTGTATGATGGGGCTTCACAGAGGGCATTTGATCGTAATCTGCGTACTGAGCTCGGGCTTCCTACCGATGGACTTGATTATCTGTTGATTGACTCTTATGATTTTAACACGAACATGCTCACCTATTATGATAAGGATATGATCAAACGCACTATTACCCTTACCGATGGTCTTAATATAAACCTGTTCAGCGCCGATGAACTACTGAACCAGGGAAATGAGCTTGTTGGTTACTACGGGTTTGATCATACAGGTAAGAGATTATCAAGTAAACCAAGTGTGAATGATTTCTTCAACGAAAAAGATGCCAATGGCAACTTTTTAAGGCATATTGGCGCTTTTGAACCCATTTATACTGCATTCTACGTTCAGGATAAATTTGCCTTCAGGGATTTGATCTTTAATATTGGCGCCCGTATTGACAGATATGATGCCAATCAGATGGTTCTTAAAGACCCCTACCTCCTGGCTGAAGCATACACCATTGCCGAAGACACCAGGTTCGGAAACCATCCCTCGAATATGGGCAGCGATTATGTTATTTATGTTGACCAGCCAAACAATCCTTCAGCAGTTACCGGCTATCGCTCAGGAAATACATGGTACACAGCAGCCGGACTCGAAATTACCGATGACCCAACGGTAGCTATTGGAAAAGAAAGCGGTCCCTATTTAAAGAATGAAAATGGTCTTACTGCCGAATCTTTTGAAGACTATGATCCACAATGGACGGTTATGCCTCGAATTTCTTTCTCTTTCCCAATTTCAGATGACGCATTGTTCTTTGCACATTATAACGTGTTAACCCAACGCCCTACCACTGGTGGACGAATTAACCTTATTGACTATTTCTTCCTCGAAACAAGAGGAACAGATTTACTGGGGAATCCTAATCTGAGGCCCGAAAAAACCATAGACTATGAGTTGGGCTTCCAGCAAAAGCTTACCAATTCTTCTTCGCTGGCTATTTCAGGCTTCTATCGCGAAATTCGTGACCAGATCCAAAGTTTCCGCTTTACCGGTGCATATCCTACTACATATTATTCATTTTACAATCTTGACTTCGGAACTGTAAAAGGTTTAACGGTCACCTACGACCTTCGGCGTACCAGCAACGCCCGTGTAAGGGCCAGTTACACCATGCAGTTTGCAAACGGTACCGGTTCGAACCCCGAAACTGCCCGTGCCCTTATCCAATCGGGTCAGCCAAATTTACGTAACCTGATACCGCTGGATTTTGACCGCCGCCATGCAGTTAACCTCAGTTTTGATTACCGTTATGGCGAAGGCTCGGAATACAATGGCCCAAGAACCTCACGCACCATAAAAGGAACCGATCAGGTTAAAACCATCAACTGGCTGGAAAATGCCGGTTTCAATGTGATTATTTTCGGAGGCTCAGGAACACCTTATACCAAATCCAGCAGGATTTATCAATTGGGCGGACAGCGGCAAATACAAGGCTCAATTAACGGAGCTCGTCTACCCTGGCAGTTCAGGATTGATGCACGTGTTGACAAAGATTTCAATCTTAGTGCAATCAGGAAAGATGGCGAGCGAAGGGAAATATACCTCAACGTTTATCTCAGGGTAAATAATGTGCTAGACAGTAAAAACATCATGGGTGTTTATTCTGCCACCGGCAACCCAGATGACGATGGCTTCCTTGCAGCTGCGGAATTTCAAAACCAGATCAACTCCCAGCTTGATCCTCAGGCATACCGCGATCTCTATGCGATAAGGATTAATAGCCCGTTTAACTACAGTTTGCCTAGAATGATACGCCTGGGTGTATCATTCAATTTCTAA